The Rubidibacter lacunae KORDI 51-2 genome contains a region encoding:
- the btpA gene encoding photosystem I biogenesis protein BtpA, which translates to MNLEQLFETPKPVIGVVHLLPLPASARWGSDLEAILERAEQEASALAAGGADGIIIENFHDAPFPKNSADPATVSAITLAVHRIKQIVVLPIGINVLRNDARSALAIAACTGAQFVRVNVLTGVMATDQGLIEGQAHHLLRYRRELGADVAIFADVLVKHARPLNSPHLTAAVSETIERGLADAAILSGWATGEAPSYEDLEVAKAAAGDTPILVGSGTTWDNIAQLLQAADGAIAASSLKRNGRLSEPIDPTRVRQFVEAARLEPIAPVPPSTPTRELSSL; encoded by the coding sequence GTGAATTTAGAGCAGCTATTTGAGACTCCCAAGCCCGTCATCGGTGTCGTACACCTGTTGCCTTTGCCAGCATCGGCGCGCTGGGGGAGCGACTTGGAGGCGATCCTCGAACGGGCCGAGCAGGAAGCATCGGCACTGGCAGCAGGTGGTGCGGACGGTATCATTATCGAAAATTTCCACGACGCGCCCTTCCCGAAGAATTCAGCCGACCCGGCAACAGTTAGCGCTATAACGCTAGCCGTACATCGCATCAAGCAGATTGTCGTTCTCCCCATCGGCATTAACGTGCTGCGCAATGATGCGCGCAGCGCCCTGGCGATCGCGGCCTGTACGGGGGCGCAATTCGTGCGCGTCAACGTACTTACTGGCGTGATGGCGACCGATCAGGGATTGATTGAAGGGCAGGCGCATCACCTACTGCGCTACCGGCGCGAACTGGGAGCGGATGTGGCGATTTTCGCCGATGTATTGGTTAAGCACGCGCGACCGCTTAACTCACCTCACTTAACGGCTGCGGTGAGCGAGACGATCGAGCGCGGGCTGGCAGATGCCGCGATTTTATCGGGGTGGGCAACGGGTGAAGCGCCGAGTTACGAAGACCTCGAAGTCGCCAAGGCCGCAGCCGGTGATACCCCGATTCTGGTCGGCAGTGGGACAACCTGGGATAACATCGCCCAACTGCTCCAGGCAGCCGACGGTGCGATCGCGGCGAGTTCGCTCAAACGCAACGGTCGTCTCAGCGAGCCGATCGACCCGACGCGGGTCCGGCAGTTCGTCGAAGCTGCGCGCCTGGAACCTATCGCGCCGGTTCCCCCATCGACCCCTACCCGCGAACTTTCGTCTTTATAA
- a CDS encoding vitamin K epoxide reductase family protein, producing MSRRRKQLPWIQIWSRPLIGAIAILGAILTAYLTVSALSGASVACTAEAAGSGCNNVLSSSYAKVFGLPLSLFGLLAYLSMATFSLGPLAVDREQQRSLRNKLENWTWLLLLAGATSMTVFSGYLMYVLATELQTACPYCIGSAAFAVSMLILVLLGREWEDSGQVIFTGIVVGLVTLVGTLGVYSEKPVVAQGDRIVITQPTSPPTPGKGWQIDTQSGEAEIALAEHLTAVGAKKYGAFWCPHCHEQKQLFGKEAFQKIDYIECADPGTNVQSPACKTAGVRSYPSWEIDGELYPGLQTPEELAALSGYEGPSNFKYLLPGRS from the coding sequence ATGAGCCGCCGACGCAAGCAACTCCCCTGGATTCAGATCTGGTCGCGCCCGCTGATCGGGGCAATCGCCATTCTCGGCGCGATCTTAACCGCTTACCTGACCGTCTCCGCGCTGTCTGGCGCATCTGTTGCCTGTACGGCCGAAGCCGCAGGCAGCGGTTGTAATAACGTTCTCTCCAGTTCCTACGCCAAGGTATTCGGGCTGCCGCTGAGCTTATTCGGCCTCCTGGCTTATCTCAGCATGGCAACGTTCTCGCTCGGTCCGCTCGCCGTGGATCGCGAGCAGCAGCGTTCGCTGCGTAACAAGCTGGAAAACTGGACGTGGCTGCTGTTGCTGGCAGGTGCCACGTCAATGACGGTGTTCAGCGGTTACTTGATGTACGTGTTGGCAACGGAGCTGCAAACGGCTTGTCCCTATTGCATCGGATCGGCGGCGTTTGCGGTCAGTATGCTGATCCTCGTTTTGCTCGGTCGCGAGTGGGAAGATTCCGGACAGGTCATATTCACCGGTATTGTTGTCGGTCTGGTCACGTTGGTCGGGACACTCGGCGTTTACTCTGAAAAACCCGTCGTGGCTCAAGGCGATCGCATTGTCATCACCCAGCCGACATCGCCGCCAACACCAGGCAAAGGATGGCAGATCGACACGCAGTCGGGTGAGGCGGAGATCGCCTTAGCCGAGCACCTAACAGCAGTTGGCGCGAAGAAATACGGTGCGTTCTGGTGCCCGCATTGTCACGAGCAAAAGCAGTTGTTCGGTAAGGAAGCGTTCCAGAAGATCGACTACATCGAATGTGCCGACCCGGGCACCAACGTTCAGAGTCCGGCCTGCAAGACAGCGGGGGTTCGCTCGTATCCATCCTGGGAAATCGACGGCGAGCTTTATCCGGGACTCCAGACTCCTGAGGAATTAGCCGCTCTGAGCGGATATGAGGGTCCGAGCAACTTCAAGTATTTACTGCCGGGTCGCAGTTAG
- a CDS encoding class I SAM-dependent RNA methyltransferase: protein MGTDAPTTEVNSAAIDLKQLRPGDWLTVTVDRFDSKYLGETRLQGKTLLVPGSLPGETIRGQVLRNWKRCLVLRPVEILTPDPRRVEPHCQHFALCAGCQFQHVDYAEQLVIKRSRLESFFEPEHPVQPLPLRGIIGSTHPYAYRNSIKVHGPGEPGFWQVKGIDMLRNRECPICVSEVEDSLKQQRESGFQEFVDRNVLNILIRATSIGDTYLGPEQPKADEVAWLTEAIAHPLTEESLQLVVPAHAFWQGSTPMLPRLIEEAVRPIRDFAPELLIETYCGMGLFGIMSAPFAARVIGVEDHPLAIEAARRNQTHLQLPNWEIIHDKTENRLEALLAEAPERTSLIVDPPRSGLPKKVLKQILRCPPQHLVYVSCNPESLARNLNKLCRETFQLQDIVGIDLFPQTKHLECVCVLQRRESWTRSPETSASAPATDTAEPVAETED from the coding sequence ATGGGAACAGACGCGCCAACGACAGAGGTAAATTCAGCTGCGATCGACCTCAAACAATTGCGACCGGGTGATTGGCTAACCGTAACAGTAGATCGCTTCGACAGTAAGTATCTCGGCGAAACCCGTTTGCAGGGCAAAACCCTACTCGTGCCGGGCTCGCTGCCGGGAGAAACCATTCGCGGGCAAGTACTGCGCAATTGGAAGCGCTGTTTGGTGTTGCGCCCGGTTGAGATTTTGACTCCCGATCCGCGCCGCGTCGAACCCCACTGCCAGCACTTTGCACTCTGTGCGGGTTGTCAATTCCAGCATGTCGATTATGCCGAACAGCTCGTAATTAAGCGATCGCGTTTGGAGAGTTTCTTCGAACCCGAACATCCCGTACAGCCGCTCCCATTACGCGGGATTATTGGCTCAACGCACCCATACGCATATCGCAACAGCATTAAAGTCCACGGTCCTGGCGAGCCGGGATTCTGGCAGGTCAAAGGCATCGACATGCTTCGCAATCGCGAGTGTCCGATTTGCGTGAGCGAAGTTGAAGATAGCCTCAAACAACAGCGAGAATCCGGATTTCAAGAGTTCGTCGATCGTAACGTTCTCAACATTCTCATTCGCGCGACCAGCATTGGTGACACCTACCTCGGTCCCGAACAACCCAAAGCCGATGAAGTCGCTTGGCTAACCGAGGCGATCGCCCATCCGCTGACTGAGGAAAGCTTGCAACTAGTCGTCCCCGCTCATGCGTTTTGGCAGGGCAGTACGCCGATGCTGCCGCGCTTGATCGAGGAAGCCGTCCGTCCGATACGGGACTTCGCGCCCGAGTTACTCATTGAAACCTACTGCGGCATGGGCTTATTCGGCATCATGAGCGCGCCCTTCGCCGCACGCGTCATCGGCGTAGAAGACCATCCGCTCGCGATCGAGGCCGCGCGCCGCAACCAAACCCACTTGCAGCTGCCCAACTGGGAGATAATTCACGACAAGACCGAAAACCGCCTCGAAGCTCTGCTGGCCGAGGCACCCGAACGCACGAGCCTGATCGTCGATCCGCCGCGCAGCGGGTTGCCTAAGAAAGTCCTCAAGCAAATCCTGCGCTGTCCGCCCCAGCATCTCGTCTACGTGAGCTGCAATCCAGAAAGCCTCGCGCGCAATCTCAACAAGTTGTGTCGCGAAACCTTCCAGCTCCAAGACATCGTCGGTATCGATCTATTTCCGCAAACCAAACACCTCGAATGCGTCTGCGTGCTCCAACGCCGCGAGTCCTGGACGCGATCGCCCGAGACATCCGCATCTGCTCCAGCCACCGACACGGCCGAACCAGTTGCCGAGACAGAGGACTGA
- a CDS encoding HAD family hydrolase: protein MNRDKLKLLVFDLDGVITSEQKYWNIARLTVWELLCSGDYLGLVNYFGGGDRVETRLQSVGDRVISEEFVYQLKSRAVNSNWDLTFFVFCLQLIGILAAHPDSIDILNRDRSLADNFQALGRELQGRDITARGSADVIDRFWQETRSLRGADVLDFVGEFATRTLGREVRCFDTRSELWQLCYENFQAWYEGKKGYVLPGDETVVPTDAIASTLARLSQTFTLAVATGRPKLETVPVLTDLGLLQYFDRDRIVTYDEVLAAESVLDNSIKLGKPHPFVIYKAARPEVDVAMLCSEEFRLDSADAIAYIGDAGSDVVAAQRAGCLSIGVLTGFAIANAVEQKRALLSGLGCNVILDSVLDLPRFLQRARSASTATTC from the coding sequence ATGAATCGGGACAAGTTAAAGCTGCTCGTGTTCGACCTCGACGGCGTCATTACGAGCGAGCAGAAGTATTGGAACATCGCACGGCTGACCGTGTGGGAGTTGCTGTGCAGTGGGGATTACTTGGGACTGGTCAACTACTTCGGCGGTGGCGATCGCGTCGAAACGCGTTTGCAGTCCGTCGGCGATCGCGTCATCTCCGAGGAATTTGTCTACCAACTCAAGAGCCGCGCGGTCAACTCCAACTGGGATTTGACGTTCTTCGTTTTCTGCTTGCAACTGATCGGTATCCTTGCCGCTCATCCCGACAGCATCGATATCCTGAACCGCGATCGCTCCCTTGCCGATAATTTCCAAGCCCTCGGTCGCGAGTTACAAGGTCGCGACATTACCGCTCGCGGCAGTGCGGACGTTATCGATCGCTTCTGGCAGGAAACGCGATCGCTGCGCGGAGCAGATGTCCTCGATTTCGTTGGCGAATTTGCGACTCGCACCCTCGGTCGCGAGGTGCGTTGCTTCGACACTCGCAGTGAGTTGTGGCAGCTTTGCTACGAAAACTTTCAGGCGTGGTACGAAGGGAAGAAAGGGTACGTGCTACCGGGTGACGAGACGGTAGTGCCGACAGACGCGATCGCCTCAACGCTGGCCCGACTGAGCCAAACGTTTACCCTCGCAGTTGCTACAGGCAGGCCGAAACTGGAAACGGTGCCCGTGCTAACCGATCTAGGACTACTGCAGTATTTCGATCGCGATCGCATCGTCACTTACGATGAAGTCCTCGCTGCTGAATCGGTTTTGGATAACTCGATCAAACTCGGCAAACCGCATCCGTTTGTTATCTATAAAGCTGCTCGACCGGAGGTAGATGTTGCGATGCTGTGCTCGGAAGAATTCCGACTCGATAGTGCTGATGCGATCGCCTACATCGGAGATGCTGGCAGCGATGTGGTCGCAGCCCAACGCGCTGGGTGCCTCTCGATTGGAGTATTAACTGGGTTTGCAATTGCCAATGCCGTGGAGCAAAAGCGAGCGTTGCTAAGCGGACTCGGTTGCAATGTCATTCTCGATAGCGTACTCGACTTACCTCGCTTCCTGCAGCGAGCTCGATCGGCGTCTACAGCTACAACTTGCTAA
- a CDS encoding phosphotransferase: MSDRTLFEIQQLQFRDRARASQLLKEFLNETLPFAIADVTVRPQAVSLNSINGFLTTADGDRQFFKTHVEPQSIIHEYYNSTILAEAGYPVIQPIYSSTEWGKQLLIYDYFSAPSLFDVSREIELGKRYDADRVLAAQQHADDCLWDIYRQTLSWLSAEEHARSPVHQLFFHRLTGGRYAEFYCGKQIAFPGAEFDFERIASWQWRINDRAYSEPLAAVIDRAIARLNPTRADVPAIIGHGDAHNGNVFWDGDRGESGELIYFDPAFAGRHSPFLDLAKPLFHNVFAIWMYFPREIAAELEIRWELQGETLVVEHDFVPSELRIGFLRSKLEHVLKPLLFELRLRGWLDPNWRDDLKLALFCCPFLTMNLADSQKFPPEIALLGLAIAMEMAAVSEPPSRLDTELDRLGIGDNRS, from the coding sequence GTGTCGGATCGGACATTATTTGAGATCCAGCAACTGCAGTTTCGCGATCGCGCCCGAGCCAGCCAGTTGCTGAAGGAATTCCTGAACGAAACGCTGCCGTTTGCGATCGCGGACGTGACCGTGCGCCCGCAAGCAGTCTCGCTGAATTCGATCAACGGGTTCCTAACGACGGCGGATGGCGATCGGCAGTTTTTTAAAACCCACGTCGAGCCACAGAGCATCATCCACGAGTACTACAACTCGACGATTCTGGCCGAAGCAGGCTATCCGGTCATTCAACCGATCTACAGCTCGACGGAATGGGGCAAACAACTGCTAATTTACGATTACTTCAGCGCGCCGTCTTTGTTTGACGTATCGCGGGAAATCGAACTCGGCAAACGCTACGACGCCGATCGCGTCCTCGCCGCCCAGCAGCACGCCGACGATTGCTTGTGGGACATCTATCGACAAACCCTGAGCTGGTTATCTGCAGAAGAGCACGCGCGATCGCCCGTTCACCAGCTGTTTTTCCATCGTTTGACAGGCGGACGCTATGCAGAATTTTACTGCGGCAAGCAGATTGCATTCCCCGGCGCGGAATTTGACTTCGAGCGCATTGCCAGCTGGCAGTGGCGCATCAACGATCGCGCCTACTCCGAACCCCTAGCTGCCGTCATCGATCGCGCGATCGCCCGGCTGAACCCAACCCGCGCTGACGTTCCGGCAATTATCGGGCATGGCGACGCGCACAACGGCAACGTCTTTTGGGACGGCGATCGGGGCGAATCGGGCGAGTTGATCTACTTCGACCCCGCCTTTGCCGGGCGCCACTCGCCGTTTTTGGATCTCGCGAAACCACTTTTTCACAACGTCTTTGCAATTTGGATGTACTTCCCGCGCGAAATCGCTGCCGAACTCGAGATTCGGTGGGAACTACAGGGCGAAACGCTGGTTGTAGAGCACGACTTCGTGCCGTCCGAGCTGCGTATCGGTTTCCTGCGATCGAAGCTGGAGCACGTTCTCAAACCGCTCCTATTTGAGTTGCGATTGCGGGGCTGGCTCGATCCAAACTGGCGCGATGACTTGAAGCTCGCGCTATTCTGTTGCCCGTTTTTGACCATGAACCTCGCCGATTCGCAGAAGTTTCCGCCGGAGATCGCACTGCTCGGTTTGGCGATCGCTATGGAAATGGCCGCTGTAAGCGAGCCACCGAGCCGGCTCGATACCGAACTCGATCGCCTCGGGATCGGGGACAATCGGTCCTAA
- the hisD gene encoding histidinol dehydrogenase produces MRILRLAELSANELSALKRRAEVDIEQALSVAGEAIAKIRQHGDEGVLEYARKFDFPGAETGNLKVTEAEFAFAREAIAPELKAAIAHACANIREVHQRQLPEEIQLGEIAPGVFAGEKVSPIASAGLYVPRGKGAFPSVMLMLAVPAVVAGVKRIIVCTPPGKDGSVEPASLVAAEMAGVSEIYKLGGIQAIAAMALGTETVPKIDKITGPCNVYGSAAKRLLYGTTNVGLPAGPSESIILADETTDPRLAALDLLVEAEHGPDSAALLVTHSEAVGLKAAENASEYLKQLPEWRRQFCSTGLSTHGGILLTESLQQSIDFVNEYAPEHMEILTADPMSLLGAIQHAGEILLGPYTPIPTANYCIGVNAILPTGGFARSYSAVSVHEFLKRASLGYLTREGFDRLKHTTQTLADYEGFPAHAMAIRERDAWLQTRDRAQSK; encoded by the coding sequence ATGAGAATTCTCCGGCTAGCCGAGCTGTCTGCAAACGAGCTGAGTGCGCTCAAGCGCCGTGCTGAAGTCGATATCGAGCAGGCACTCTCGGTGGCGGGTGAGGCGATCGCCAAGATCCGGCAGCATGGAGATGAAGGCGTGCTGGAATACGCGCGCAAGTTTGACTTCCCGGGTGCAGAGACCGGCAATCTTAAGGTTACGGAAGCCGAGTTTGCGTTCGCTCGCGAGGCGATCGCGCCGGAGTTGAAAGCGGCGATCGCCCATGCTTGCGCCAACATTCGTGAGGTACACCAGCGGCAGCTTCCCGAGGAAATCCAGCTCGGCGAAATCGCTCCCGGCGTGTTTGCCGGCGAGAAAGTTTCTCCAATCGCCAGTGCCGGGTTGTACGTGCCGCGCGGTAAAGGTGCGTTTCCATCGGTCATGCTGATGCTCGCCGTTCCGGCAGTCGTGGCCGGCGTCAAGCGCATCATCGTCTGCACGCCGCCGGGGAAAGACGGCTCGGTCGAACCCGCATCGCTGGTAGCCGCAGAGATGGCCGGCGTCTCGGAGATTTATAAGCTCGGGGGCATTCAGGCGATCGCGGCAATGGCACTGGGGACCGAGACGGTGCCGAAAATCGACAAGATCACCGGACCGTGTAACGTTTACGGCTCGGCAGCGAAGCGGTTGCTCTACGGCACGACGAACGTCGGGTTGCCAGCCGGCCCTAGCGAATCGATTATTTTGGCTGACGAAACCACCGACCCGCGCTTGGCGGCGCTGGACTTGTTGGTGGAAGCCGAGCACGGTCCCGATTCGGCAGCATTACTGGTCACCCACAGCGAAGCCGTGGGCTTGAAGGCAGCCGAAAACGCCTCGGAATATCTCAAACAACTGCCCGAATGGCGGCGTCAGTTCTGCAGCACCGGACTTTCGACCCACGGGGGCATCCTGCTGACGGAGAGTTTGCAGCAGTCGATCGACTTCGTCAACGAATATGCGCCCGAGCACATGGAAATCTTGACCGCCGATCCAATGAGCTTGCTCGGGGCAATTCAGCACGCGGGCGAGATTTTGCTCGGTCCCTACACGCCCATTCCCACGGCAAACTACTGCATCGGCGTCAACGCCATCTTGCCAACCGGTGGCTTCGCGCGATCGTATTCTGCTGTCTCGGTCCACGAATTCCTCAAGCGGGCGAGCCTGGGTTACCTCACCCGCGAGGGCTTCGATCGCCTCAAGCACACGACCCAAACCCTGGCCGATTACGAAGGCTTCCCGGCCCACGCGATGGCGATCCGCGAACGCGATGCCTGGCTGCAGACCCGAGATCGAGCACAAAGCAAGTAG
- the map gene encoding type I methionyl aminopeptidase: protein MGSETITLLSKREIEKMRQAGRMAAELLDTLTPLVKPGVSTLELNDIAEQWTRDRGYVSAPLGYHGFPKSICTSVNEVICHGIPNAKEILRDGDIINIDVTPIVDGYHGDTSRMFCVGTPSPVAQKLVDVTEECLRRGIMAVKAGARIGDIGAAIQDYAESMGFSVVRDFVGHGVSRTFHTAPQVPHYGTRGKGKRLRPGMVFTIEPMINEGTWEAEIQDDGWTALTKDRKLSAQFEHTIAVTPDGADILTLSDRNPIAIP from the coding sequence ATGGGCAGCGAAACTATTACCCTGCTTTCCAAACGCGAAATCGAGAAGATGCGCCAAGCCGGACGCATGGCTGCTGAGTTACTCGATACCCTTACGCCGCTGGTCAAGCCTGGCGTCAGTACTCTCGAGCTCAATGACATTGCCGAACAGTGGACGCGCGATCGCGGCTATGTCAGCGCGCCCCTGGGCTATCACGGCTTTCCTAAGTCAATTTGCACCAGCGTCAATGAGGTTATCTGCCACGGTATTCCCAACGCCAAGGAAATTCTCAGAGACGGCGACATCATTAACATCGATGTAACGCCGATCGTGGACGGCTACCACGGCGACACCTCGCGCATGTTCTGCGTTGGAACACCCTCTCCGGTCGCGCAGAAACTGGTTGACGTCACCGAGGAATGTTTGCGGCGCGGCATCATGGCTGTCAAGGCGGGCGCTCGTATCGGCGACATCGGAGCTGCCATTCAGGACTATGCCGAATCGATGGGATTTTCCGTCGTTCGTGACTTTGTCGGGCATGGTGTCAGCCGTACATTTCATACCGCCCCGCAAGTTCCTCACTACGGCACGCGCGGTAAGGGCAAGCGCCTGCGGCCGGGCATGGTGTTCACCATCGAGCCGATGATCAACGAAGGGACCTGGGAAGCTGAAATCCAGGACGACGGCTGGACGGCTTTAACCAAAGACCGCAAACTTTCGGCACAATTCGAGCACACGATCGCAGTGACCCCAGACGGAGCTGACATTCTTACGCTCAGCGATCGCAACCCGATCGCGATTCCATAG
- a CDS encoding integron integrase, whose protein sequence is MPLARTDSATKPPKLLDRFRDTRRVKHYAYRTEETYLQWIRRFIIFHGKRHPKDIGAPEVEAFLTHLAVVGNVSASTQNQALSALLFLYRHVLKQPLTDDAIDSVRARQSKHLPTVLSVDETRRLLQCLSGTHQLLAKLLYGSGLRVKEALRLRVKDIDFAQTQIVVRDAKGNRDRLTILPDSLTELLQAHLVQVKQLHADDLAQGFGAVYLPHALARKYPNAPQAWIWQYAFPAKRRTIDPRSNEVRRHHLDDSVLQRSLKTAARQAEIPKRVSCHTLRHSFATHLLQTGYDIRTVQELLGHKDVKTTMIYTHVLNRGGMGVRSPLDL, encoded by the coding sequence TTGCCACTAGCCAGGACCGACTCCGCCACCAAGCCCCCCAAGCTGCTCGATCGCTTCCGCGACACCCGGCGCGTCAAGCACTACGCCTACCGCACTGAAGAAACATACCTGCAGTGGATTCGCCGCTTCATCATCTTCCACGGCAAACGCCATCCCAAAGACATAGGCGCGCCCGAAGTCGAAGCATTTCTGACCCACCTCGCCGTCGTAGGTAACGTCTCCGCCTCGACCCAGAATCAAGCCCTTAGCGCCCTGCTCTTTCTCTATCGCCACGTCCTCAAACAACCCCTGACCGACGACGCCATTGACTCCGTTCGCGCCAGACAATCCAAGCACCTCCCCACCGTCCTGTCGGTCGACGAAACGCGACGCTTGCTGCAGTGCCTAAGCGGCACTCACCAACTCCTTGCCAAGCTCCTTTATGGCTCCGGCTTGCGAGTTAAAGAAGCCCTGCGCCTGCGCGTGAAAGATATCGACTTCGCCCAAACGCAAATCGTCGTGCGCGACGCCAAGGGCAACCGCGATCGCCTCACCATCCTGCCCGACAGCCTGACCGAGCTGCTGCAAGCGCACCTGGTCCAAGTCAAGCAACTGCATGCTGACGACCTCGCCCAAGGCTTCGGAGCTGTCTACTTGCCCCACGCCCTGGCGCGCAAATACCCAAACGCTCCGCAGGCATGGATTTGGCAATACGCCTTCCCCGCCAAGCGACGGACAATCGACCCGCGCAGCAACGAAGTGCGGCGACACCACCTCGACGACAGTGTCCTGCAGCGATCGCTCAAGACTGCCGCCCGCCAAGCCGAAATCCCCAAGCGAGTCAGCTGCCACACCTTACGCCACAGCTTTGCCACCCACCTGCTGCAGACCGGCTACGACATCCGCACGGTCCAAGAACTCCTCGGTCACAAAGATGTCAAAACCACGATGATTTACACCCACGTCCTCAACCGAGGGGGAATGGGCGTACGCAGTCCGCTGGACCTCTAA
- a CDS encoding TIR domain-containing protein, with translation MRVFVSYSSSDQSHVNDVEQVLKTVGVEYFLDKRDMHWGDDISARIVTEILSSDALLVLVSQSSLKSPWVQFEIGAASGMDKQILPFLAEGDLDVPDYIRQYHYATNLDDIAKYFSDLKDDESNSDGWTEEQFSRFQEIKEQIKFTDKWRFTFLMTGRTGVGKSSTINSLMGEEVSPRGRYKRTTTNVLCHEGIIDEVPYTIYDSPGLADTDKSKQTDYSYLRQIQRVVKKIDCMLFVTKLNDTRPEQGDLKTIRRITKYFGADIWKHAVIVLTFADKVHPKLFQETYNNRSNLIRAAINNNTEGKYAADIPFVAAANDEISGQPIPLPDGNIWLGELYTEVFCRIKEENAAPFFFATLKRLKKKNKKHGSNRRDSNNNIEIDKNQGKRIGDHFSSASEAWEATKKLGRTIYQGFLSFFTGE, from the coding sequence ATGAGAGTTTTTGTAAGCTACTCCTCATCCGATCAAAGTCACGTCAATGATGTTGAGCAAGTCTTGAAGACTGTTGGAGTTGAATATTTTCTTGACAAGCGAGATATGCACTGGGGAGATGATATTTCTGCAAGAATAGTGACAGAAATATTGTCCTCTGATGCGTTGCTTGTCTTAGTTTCTCAGTCTAGCTTAAAATCACCTTGGGTACAATTTGAAATTGGTGCTGCTTCCGGGATGGACAAACAGATTCTTCCTTTTCTTGCTGAAGGAGATCTGGATGTTCCCGATTACATTCGGCAATATCACTATGCAACTAACCTCGACGATATAGCCAAATATTTCTCGGATCTAAAAGACGATGAGTCTAACTCCGATGGATGGACAGAGGAACAATTTTCGCGCTTCCAAGAGATCAAAGAACAAATAAAGTTCACAGATAAGTGGAGATTTACATTCTTAATGACTGGAAGGACGGGAGTAGGGAAATCTAGTACTATCAATTCTCTAATGGGTGAAGAAGTGTCACCGAGAGGGCGATATAAAAGAACAACAACTAACGTTTTGTGCCATGAAGGTATCATTGATGAGGTGCCTTACACAATTTATGATTCTCCTGGTCTTGCAGACACAGATAAAAGTAAGCAGACAGATTATTCATACTTACGGCAAATTCAGCGTGTTGTAAAGAAAATAGATTGCATGTTGTTTGTTACAAAATTGAATGACACCCGCCCAGAACAAGGTGATCTGAAAACTATCAGGCGTATCACCAAGTACTTTGGTGCTGACATATGGAAGCACGCAGTTATTGTCCTTACATTTGCAGATAAAGTTCACCCAAAACTCTTCCAAGAAACTTATAATAATCGATCAAATTTAATACGAGCAGCAATCAATAATAATACGGAAGGAAAGTATGCCGCTGATATTCCATTTGTCGCAGCAGCAAACGATGAAATTTCCGGGCAACCTATTCCTCTTCCTGATGGAAACATCTGGCTAGGTGAATTATACACAGAAGTATTTTGTCGCATTAAAGAGGAGAATGCAGCCCCTTTTTTCTTCGCAACTCTTAAAAGATTAAAGAAGAAAAATAAAAAGCATGGGAGTAATAGAAGGGACTCCAATAACAATATTGAAATTGATAAAAATCAAGGTAAACGTATTGGAGATCACTTCTCATCTGCATCAGAGGCATGGGAGGCCACTAAGAAGCTGGGTAGAACTATATACCAAGGTTTTCTATCATTCTTTACAGGGGAATGA